Proteins from a genomic interval of Acidobacteriota bacterium:
- a CDS encoding SdpI family protein, whose product MERADTSNESYHLGRWVVREDWPVWVFMAAIIAAAALIHPTLPDIVPTHYNIRGEADGFGGKASLTVTLPLVMLGIYGLLLVLPLIDPRRSSYPHFRSTLRVIRAGLVVFFGLLNLVTLAAAKGIGLPMGTAIIVLLSGMFILLGNYMGRIKPNWFIGIRTPWTLSNAEVWRRTHRWSGGAFVLAGAAGWISILFAAETAFFIFLAAMLAVCVFSIVISYVFWRQEQARPRPPADDSPADQSHQENS is encoded by the coding sequence ATGGAACGCGCTGACACGTCGAACGAATCGTATCATCTGGGCCGCTGGGTGGTCCGGGAGGATTGGCCGGTCTGGGTGTTCATGGCGGCCATCATCGCCGCCGCCGCCCTCATCCATCCCACCCTGCCCGACATCGTCCCCACTCACTACAACATCCGGGGCGAGGCGGACGGCTTCGGCGGCAAGGCCTCCCTGACGGTGACCCTGCCCCTGGTCATGCTGGGGATTTACGGCCTGCTCCTGGTCCTGCCCCTGATCGACCCCCGGCGGTCCAGTTACCCGCACTTCCGGTCCACGCTCCGCGTGATCCGGGCCGGCCTCGTCGTCTTTTTCGGGCTTCTCAACCTGGTGACGCTCGCCGCGGCGAAGGGGATCGGGCTGCCGATGGGGACCGCCATCATCGTGTTGCTCTCGGGGATGTTCATCCTGCTCGGCAATTACATGGGCCGGATCAAGCCCAACTGGTTCATCGGCATCCGCACGCCGTGGACGCTATCCAACGCCGAAGTGTGGCGGCGCACCCACCGCTGGAGCGGCGGCGCCTTCGTCCTGGCCGGCGCGGCGGGTTGGATCAGCATCCTGTTCGCGGCGGAGACCGCCTTCTTCATCTTCCTGGCGGCCATGCTCGCCGTCTGCGTCTTCAGCATCGTCATCTCGTACGTCTTCTGGCGACAGGAGCAGGCCCGGCCCCGGCCGCCGGCGGACGACTCCCCTGCCGATCAGTCGCATCAGGAAAACAGTTAG
- a CDS encoding winged helix-turn-helix transcriptional regulator has protein sequence MSPTFKALSDPTRREILRLLAAGDRTAGEIADRFDMTKPSISHHLGILKQAGLVTDERRGQHIVYSINTTVFQEAMSWLMGFTHDTGAGGKHGTR, from the coding sequence CTGAGTCCGACCTTCAAAGCCCTGTCCGATCCGACGCGCCGGGAGATCCTGCGGCTGCTCGCCGCAGGCGACCGGACGGCCGGCGAGATCGCCGACCGCTTCGACATGACGAAGCCCAGCATCTCGCACCACCTGGGGATCCTGAAGCAGGCGGGCCTCGTGACGGACGAGCGGCGGGGCCAGCACATCGTCTACTCCATCAACACCACCGTCTTCCAGGAAGCCATGAGCTGGCTTATGGGATTCACGCACGACACCGGAGCGGGAGGCAAACATGGAACGCGCTGA